One Solanum pennellii chromosome 10, SPENNV200 genomic region harbors:
- the LOC114074366 gene encoding uncharacterized protein DDB_G0287625-like: SNNNNNSNNNNNSNNNNNSNNNNNSNNNNNSNNNNNSNNNNNSNNNNNSNNNNNSNNNNNSNNNNNSNNNNNSNNNNNSNNNNNSNNNNNSNNNNNSNNNNNSNNNNNSNNNNNSNNNNNSNNNNNSNNNNNSNNNNNSNNNNNSNNNNNSNNNNNSNNNNNSNNNNNSNNN; the protein is encoded by the coding sequence agcaacaacaacaataacagcaacaacaacaataacagcaacaacaacaataacagcaacaacaacaataacagcaacaacaacaataacagcaacaacaacaataacagcaacaacaacaataacagcaacaacaacaataacagcaacaacaacaataacagcaacaacaacaataacagcaacaacaacaataacagcaacaacaacaataacagcaacaacaacaataacagcaacaacaacaataacagcaacaacaacaataacagcaacaacaacaataacagcaacaacaacaataacagcaacaacaacaataacagcaacaacaacaataacagcaacaacaacaataacagcaacaacaacaataacagcaacaacaacaataacagcaacaacaacaataacagcaacaacaacaataacagcaacaacaacaataacagcaacaacaacaataacagcaacaacaacaataacagcaacaacaacaataacagcaacaacaac
- the LOC114074360 gene encoding probable serine/threonine-protein kinase clkA translates to NNTNSNNTNNNFNKNNNSNNIINNNNSNNSNNNNNNNNNSNNNSSNNNNNNNNNITNNSNNNNKNNNNISSNKSNNNSSNKNSSNNNNNNKNNTNNNNSNYNSNNVINNNNNNNNNNNNNKNNSNNKNKNNNNNISNNNNNNHNNNNNISNNNNNNHNNNNNISNNNNNNHNNNNNISNNNNNNHNNNNNISNNNNNNHNNNNNISNNNNNNHNNNNNISNNNNNNHNNNNNISNNNNNNHNNNNNISNNNNNNHNNNNNISNNNNNNHNNNNNISNNNNNNHNNNNNISNNNNNNHNNNNNISNNNNNNHNNNNNISNNNNNNHNNNNNISNN, encoded by the exons aacaacaccaacagcaacaacaccaacaacaacttcaacaaaaacaacaatagcaataacatcatcaacaacaacaatagtaacaacagcaacaacaacaacaataacaacaacaacagtaacaacaacagcagcaacaacaacaacaacaacaacaacaacatcaccaacaacagtaacaacaacaacaaaaataacaacaacatcagcagcaacaaaagcaacaacaatagcagcaacaaaaatagtagcaacaacaacaacaacaacaaaaataacaccaataataacaacagcaactacaatagcaacaacgtcataaacaacaacaacaacaacaacaacaataacaataacaacaaaaataacagcaataacaagaacaaa aataacaataacaacataagcaacaacaacaacaacaaccacaataacaataacaacataagcaacaacaacaacaacaaccacaataacaataacaacataagcaacaacaacaacaacaaccacaataacaataacaacataagcaacaacaacaacaacaaccacaataacaataacaacataagcaacaacaacaacaacaaccacaataacaataacaacataagcaacaacaacaacaacaaccacaataacaataacaacataagcaacaacaacaacaacaaccacaataacaataacaacataagcaacaacaacaacaacaaccacaataacaataacaacataagcaacaacaacaacaacaaccacaataacaataacaacataagcaacaacaacaacaacaaccacaataacaataacaacataagcaacaacaacaacaacaaccacaataacaataacaacataagcaacaacaacaacaacaaccacaataacaataacaacataagcaacaacaacaacaacaaccacaataacaataacaacataagcaacaacaacaacaacaaccacaataacaataacaacataagcaacaac